Proteins encoded by one window of Halobacteriovorax sp. GB3:
- a CDS encoding SDR family oxidoreductase, translating into MNGLNTKRVFITGAASGIGRATARRFYSEGSELVLIDMPSLKESELESEFPERMTYIQANVTNSEDIKKIEAQMNQGVDVLINNAGITRDATLHKMTDEQFDSVIDVNLKAVWKLSQIATKIMKDNAKPGVVLNAASVVAHYGNFGQSNYVATKAAVIGMTKTMAKELGKYAIRVNAVAPGFIGTDMVRKMPEKVIEMMEGKAPLKRIGEPEEIGAAYAFLASDDARFITGTCLNVDGGLVLG; encoded by the coding sequence ATGAATGGTTTAAATACAAAAAGAGTTTTTATTACAGGTGCGGCATCTGGAATTGGTAGAGCGACTGCTCGACGATTTTATAGTGAAGGAAGTGAGCTTGTTCTCATTGATATGCCTTCTCTTAAAGAAAGTGAGCTTGAAAGTGAATTTCCTGAAAGAATGACTTACATTCAGGCCAATGTAACAAATTCTGAAGATATTAAAAAAATTGAAGCGCAAATGAATCAAGGTGTTGATGTTCTAATCAATAACGCTGGAATCACAAGGGATGCGACTCTTCACAAAATGACAGATGAACAATTTGATTCTGTTATCGATGTTAACTTAAAGGCCGTATGGAAGCTCTCACAAATTGCCACAAAAATTATGAAAGATAATGCTAAACCAGGTGTTGTTTTAAATGCTGCTTCAGTTGTTGCCCATTATGGAAACTTTGGTCAGTCTAATTATGTTGCGACAAAAGCTGCAGTCATTGGGATGACGAAAACCATGGCCAAAGAACTTGGGAAATACGCTATTCGTGTTAACGCTGTTGCTCCTGGTTTCATTGGAACTGATATGGTTAGAAAAATGCCTGAGAAGGTTATTGAAATGATGGAGGGAAAAGCTCCTTTAAAAAGAATTGGTGAACCTGAAGAAATTGGTGCGGCCTATGCATTTCTTGCAAGTGATGATGCAAGATTTATTACAGGGACTTGCCTAAATGTTGATGGAGGTCTGGTATTAGGTTAG
- a CDS encoding class I adenylate-forming enzyme family protein, with the protein MNWIHFLEENAKTYAKKEAIIEQESNRSYTYEQLNAIVDKWALYLQSQNVSDGDRVAFLATNCLEHVLILLACAKIRALFVPLNFRLSQGELQDTLDRIDCKIFISREKTNLIVHTKKVLLSDIDLELKGLLIKKYALDEDPILMLFTSGSTGRPKGVLFHGRMLKTNQIETCRNWQLDHNDSTLVETPFFHTGGYNVLLLPLLFVGGTCYIAPKFDISNVIETITQKRLSVYFGVPTMFQMLQESAAFKTADFSSIRFFLSGGAAAPIEMIKKYQEKNLGFKQGFGLTEVGPNCFELSEEFSVSKLGSIGQAMKHSKVIVMKDEKIVTEPHVIGELLIKGDHLCLGYYRDSRKWHESLYLGYFKTGDLVKFDEDGFFYVVGRIKDMYISGGENVYPAEVEKQLLSHPSILDAVVVSKASDKWGEVGHAYLKSKRDLSIDELRKFLGDKLSRYKHPHTIEKLSEFPLLANGKIDRVSLKERAKGREFC; encoded by the coding sequence ATGAATTGGATACATTTCTTGGAAGAGAATGCAAAGACCTACGCCAAAAAAGAGGCCATAATCGAGCAAGAGTCAAATCGTTCTTATACATATGAGCAATTAAATGCGATCGTCGATAAGTGGGCCCTCTATTTACAATCACAAAATGTAAGCGACGGTGATCGAGTTGCTTTTTTGGCAACAAATTGTCTTGAACACGTTCTTATACTCTTGGCCTGTGCTAAAATTCGCGCTCTCTTTGTTCCTTTGAATTTTCGTCTCTCGCAAGGGGAGTTGCAAGACACTTTAGATAGAATTGATTGCAAGATTTTTATCAGTAGAGAAAAAACGAATCTCATTGTTCATACGAAAAAAGTTTTACTAAGTGATATCGATCTCGAATTAAAGGGATTATTGATAAAAAAATATGCCTTAGATGAAGATCCTATTCTCATGCTCTTTACTTCTGGCTCAACAGGTCGCCCCAAGGGTGTTCTCTTTCATGGGCGCATGCTAAAAACCAATCAAATTGAAACATGTAGAAATTGGCAATTAGATCACAATGACTCGACACTAGTTGAAACACCATTTTTTCATACAGGTGGATATAATGTTTTACTTTTGCCCTTACTTTTTGTTGGGGGAACTTGTTATATTGCGCCAAAATTTGATATTTCAAATGTCATCGAAACAATCACACAAAAGAGATTGTCAGTGTATTTTGGTGTGCCGACAATGTTTCAAATGCTACAAGAGTCTGCTGCTTTTAAGACGGCCGATTTTAGTTCAATACGATTCTTCCTCTCTGGAGGTGCCGCAGCACCTATTGAGATGATTAAAAAGTATCAGGAAAAAAATCTTGGTTTTAAACAAGGTTTTGGCCTTACTGAAGTTGGCCCTAATTGCTTTGAACTTTCTGAAGAGTTTTCAGTTTCAAAACTTGGTTCAATTGGCCAAGCGATGAAGCACTCTAAAGTGATTGTCATGAAAGATGAGAAGATCGTAACCGAACCACACGTGATAGGCGAATTATTGATTAAAGGAGATCATCTCTGTTTAGGCTATTACCGCGACTCTAGAAAGTGGCACGAAAGCCTCTATCTTGGTTACTTTAAGACGGGGGATCTCGTTAAATTTGATGAAGATGGCTTTTTCTATGTCGTTGGTCGAATCAAAGATATGTATATCTCTGGAGGAGAAAATGTCTATCCTGCAGAAGTTGAAAAACAACTTCTCTCACACCCAAGTATTCTTGATGCCGTTGTCGTTTCAAAGGCCAGTGACAAGTGGGGAGAGGTCGGACATGCCTATTTAAAATCTAAGAGAGATCTTTCAATCGATGAACTTCGTAAGTTTTTAGGCGATAAACTCTCTCGTTACAAACATCCTCATACAATTGAAAAACTCTCGGAATTTCCATTACTTGCCAACGGCAAGATCGACCGTGTTAGTTTAAAAGAGCGGGCCAAAGGTAGAGAGTTTTGCTAA
- a CDS encoding response regulator transcription factor, with product MLKSKILVVDDNEDIRILVKKILDPSYLVETVSTAEECLEKAWEYKPNLIILDIMLEDASGYELCSQLKSNDDLKHTPVIFLSAKTGSNSRITGYKLGAVHYLEKPFEPEELREIVNTVLKNLKIDSQLEVVDYNDITLNIPSQEVSIRGDKIHFTSSEFKIIHLLLKNAQRVLSREKILNHIAPGNERVNDRMIDTYISSIRRKIKQSSFAIKSVYGEGYKIVTL from the coding sequence ATGTTGAAATCCAAAATTTTAGTCGTAGACGATAATGAGGATATTAGAATTCTCGTAAAAAAAATTCTCGATCCGAGCTACTTAGTAGAAACAGTGAGCACGGCTGAAGAGTGTTTAGAGAAGGCCTGGGAATACAAACCAAACCTTATCATTCTCGATATTATGCTTGAGGATGCCAGCGGTTATGAACTTTGTAGTCAATTAAAGTCCAATGATGATCTCAAGCACACACCGGTCATTTTTCTCTCAGCTAAGACTGGGTCCAATTCACGTATAACCGGTTACAAGCTTGGGGCCGTTCACTACTTAGAAAAACCTTTTGAACCAGAAGAACTTAGAGAAATTGTGAATACGGTTTTAAAGAATCTTAAAATTGATAGTCAACTCGAAGTCGTCGACTACAATGACATAACACTAAACATTCCCTCGCAAGAGGTTTCCATTCGCGGCGACAAAATTCACTTTACTTCAAGTGAATTTAAAATCATTCACCTTCTTCTTAAGAATGCTCAACGAGTTCTTTCGAGAGAGAAGATTCTCAATCACATTGCTCCTGGAAACGAGAGAGTCAACGATAGGATGATCGATACCTACATAAGTAGTATTCGCCGAAAAATTAAGCAATCAAGCTTTGCCATCAAGTCTGTCTATGGAGAGGGTTATAAAATTGTAACCCTCTAA
- a CDS encoding response regulator, with product MKKLIMLVDDDLDYVKLFSHLLSAEGYDVLCYGSSSDALAYLESNSKMPDLILSDIMMPAHDGLEFLKVLKSNERTKNISICILSAYSNEKVLYDAFQLGANDYILKTQNKVCLLERINQNIITPKKSSECYIALLEVTDVISDFKIANFDEKRIELITSSELPINAQIKIKSRSLRPYTGNSDQLDCIVDQCQLEDEQVRIICRHKLKAA from the coding sequence ATGAAGAAGTTGATAATGCTGGTCGATGATGATCTAGATTATGTAAAACTTTTCTCACACCTATTAAGTGCTGAGGGATACGATGTCCTTTGCTATGGAAGTTCTAGTGATGCTCTGGCCTATCTAGAGTCTAATTCTAAAATGCCCGATCTCATTCTCTCAGACATTATGATGCCGGCCCACGATGGATTAGAATTCTTAAAGGTCCTTAAATCAAATGAACGCACAAAAAACATCAGTATTTGTATTCTTAGCGCCTATTCAAATGAAAAAGTTCTCTATGACGCCTTTCAACTAGGGGCCAATGACTATATCTTAAAAACTCAAAATAAAGTTTGCCTGTTAGAGAGGATCAATCAAAACATCATCACTCCCAAAAAATCCAGTGAATGCTATATCGCACTACTTGAAGTAACAGATGTCATTAGTGATTTTAAAATTGCTAATTTTGATGAAAAGAGAATTGAACTTATCACAAGCAGTGAACTCCCCATTAATGCCCAAATAAAAATAAAAAGCCGCTCTCTTAGACCCTACACCGGAAATAGTGACCAGTTGGACTGCATCGTTGATCAGTGTCAGCTAGAAGATGAACAAGTACGCATCATCTGTCGCCACAAACTCAAAGCGGCCTAA
- a CDS encoding alpha/beta fold hydrolase: MTIINGLEFERIGKGDPVLCLSGFGCSNWNFDLLKNLLAENVELVLLNNRGMGNSEQIPKGHRIDDMANESVALMKELGFEKFHVFGISMGGFIAQKIALNHSECVLSLTLACTLSGGEDFPSIQKLTEESVRKGREFADDVRERMICSMTIHPELLGSEIFDHIVNLRVSNVQDVEEVVKQQKAVDIFLDEVLPLETIKSPTLIMTGREDRFVCPKASEVFHKKIKTSQLKYIEKADHHFFLERSAQSAKAFLSFIQENNR, from the coding sequence ATGACAATAATAAATGGATTAGAATTTGAACGTATTGGTAAAGGTGATCCAGTCCTTTGTCTTTCTGGTTTTGGTTGTTCAAATTGGAATTTTGATCTTTTAAAAAATCTCCTCGCAGAAAATGTAGAGCTAGTCCTTCTTAATAATCGTGGCATGGGGAACTCTGAACAAATTCCAAAAGGTCATCGTATTGATGATATGGCCAATGAATCAGTGGCCCTTATGAAAGAGCTTGGGTTTGAAAAGTTTCATGTTTTTGGCATTAGTATGGGCGGCTTTATTGCTCAAAAAATAGCGCTCAATCATAGTGAGTGTGTTCTAAGCTTAACTCTTGCATGTACCCTAAGTGGGGGAGAGGACTTTCCAAGTATTCAAAAGCTGACGGAAGAATCTGTGCGAAAGGGAAGAGAGTTTGCTGATGATGTGCGCGAGAGAATGATTTGTTCAATGACAATTCATCCAGAACTTTTGGGTAGTGAAATCTTTGATCACATTGTAAATCTTAGAGTTTCAAATGTTCAAGATGTCGAAGAAGTTGTGAAGCAACAAAAGGCCGTGGATATTTTTCTTGATGAAGTTCTTCCTCTTGAAACAATCAAAAGTCCAACCCTCATTATGACTGGACGAGAGGATCGATTCGTCTGCCCAAAGGCCAGTGAGGTCTTTCATAAAAAAATTAAAACATCACAATTAAAATATATTGAAAAGGCCGATCATCATTTCTTTTTAGAAAGATCAGCACAAAGCGCTAAGGCCTTTCTCTCTTTTATACAGGAGAATAACAGATGA
- a CDS encoding S8 family serine peptidase, producing the protein MNNLKSALLIAGAIYGLNAQAATIAIIDSGTDMKHTDFSEYVWMNPVDNTNNNRDEDRNGYQDDIYGWNFAESNNEVIDYSYLGTLNDEIKKFFAVQAKMMLGTVNSEELAWLRSKVEDREFIKTLGIYGNFMHGTHVAGIAVKNLQDSKMFAVKLIPTEVKLPGQKALMAQLDELRKENARDEKGLGSKLVKFGLKQLATAQMTQMNEIAYYVDGHKADVANGSFGTGYKQAKTLVEMLLLQIKVKPTQEQLDEYVQYFLKTLIDKGSDMVAKAPNTLFVFAAGNDGMDNDRFPTSPTNIQADNEISVAATIGFNKLAPFSNYGEVEVDVAAPGVNILSAAPGDEHIRISGTSQAAPYVANVAAKIKEENNSLTPKQIKEIIMGTVDLKSWLGGKVKTSGVVNEGRAVYAAELSRTQSVDSAISDSLSSVSDVQTFEDKGLMMDLPFVQEAILPLPSPFKF; encoded by the coding sequence ATGAATAACTTAAAAAGTGCTCTTTTGATTGCTGGTGCAATCTATGGCCTTAACGCACAGGCCGCAACAATTGCTATTATTGATTCTGGTACAGATATGAAGCATACAGACTTTTCTGAGTATGTTTGGATGAACCCAGTTGATAATACGAATAACAACCGTGACGAAGATCGAAACGGTTACCAAGATGATATTTACGGTTGGAACTTTGCTGAGAGCAACAACGAAGTCATCGACTATAGTTACCTTGGAACATTAAATGATGAGATTAAAAAGTTCTTTGCTGTTCAAGCTAAAATGATGCTTGGAACAGTTAACTCTGAAGAACTTGCATGGTTGCGCTCAAAGGTTGAAGATCGTGAGTTCATAAAGACTCTTGGTATCTATGGTAATTTCATGCACGGAACTCACGTTGCAGGAATTGCTGTAAAGAATCTACAAGACTCAAAAATGTTCGCCGTAAAGCTCATACCTACTGAAGTTAAGCTTCCAGGGCAAAAGGCGCTCATGGCCCAGTTAGACGAGCTTAGAAAAGAAAATGCAAGAGATGAAAAGGGTCTTGGATCAAAGCTTGTTAAATTTGGTCTTAAGCAACTTGCTACAGCTCAAATGACTCAAATGAATGAGATCGCTTACTATGTTGATGGACATAAGGCCGATGTTGCAAACGGTTCATTTGGAACAGGTTATAAGCAAGCTAAGACGCTCGTTGAAATGCTTCTTTTACAAATTAAAGTTAAGCCAACACAAGAGCAACTTGATGAGTATGTTCAATACTTTTTAAAGACACTCATTGATAAGGGAAGTGACATGGTTGCAAAAGCACCAAATACACTCTTTGTTTTTGCTGCTGGTAACGACGGTATGGATAATGACCGTTTTCCAACGAGCCCAACAAATATTCAAGCAGACAACGAGATTTCAGTTGCTGCGACAATTGGGTTTAATAAGCTTGCCCCATTTTCTAATTATGGTGAAGTTGAAGTTGATGTGGCCGCTCCTGGTGTAAACATTCTTTCTGCTGCACCTGGAGATGAGCATATCAGAATCTCTGGTACTTCTCAGGCAGCTCCCTATGTGGCCAATGTTGCTGCTAAAATTAAAGAAGAAAATAACTCACTAACTCCAAAACAGATTAAAGAGATCATTATGGGAACAGTTGACCTTAAATCTTGGCTTGGTGGAAAGGTTAAAACTTCTGGTGTTGTTAATGAAGGGCGTGCTGTCTACGCTGCCGAATTATCGAGAACTCAATCTGTTGATTCGGCCATTAGTGACTCTCTTTCAAGTGTCTCTGATGTTCAAACATTTGAAGATAAAGGTCTCATGATGGATCTTCCATTTGTTCAAGAGGCCATCTTACCTCTGCCATCACCGTTTAAATTCTAA
- a CDS encoding 2-hydroxyacid dehydrogenase, giving the protein MSNVLITKEIPSTAKNYLEEKGHKVKIACGFEDNKALLEEAKKVDALITMLSDKIDQDFLSHAKNLKVISNYAVGHNNIDSNFATKLGIAIGNTPDVLTNATAELAMTLLFAVARNAKSAMRNVSEGKWQGWEPMGFHGVELNAKTIGIVGAGRIGQAMAKMCHHGLNMNILYTARSKKTEFEKQTKAQHVDFENLLSQSDIVSVHCPLTEQTELLFNDWAFKKMKKGSIFINTARGEVHDEGALYDALKSAHLFGAGLDVTNPEPMSPNSKLLELDSAIIFPHIGSATVKAREEMALVCAKNVDLGLQNKPLVGDVNNIYS; this is encoded by the coding sequence ATGAGTAATGTTTTAATTACGAAAGAGATACCAAGTACGGCCAAAAATTATCTTGAAGAAAAAGGTCACAAAGTCAAAATTGCTTGTGGATTCGAAGACAACAAAGCGCTTTTAGAAGAGGCCAAAAAAGTTGATGCCCTTATAACAATGCTGAGCGATAAAATCGATCAAGACTTTCTCTCTCATGCGAAGAACCTTAAAGTCATATCCAATTACGCCGTTGGCCATAACAATATCGACTCCAATTTTGCAACCAAACTAGGTATCGCTATAGGCAATACACCCGATGTTCTAACTAATGCTACCGCTGAACTAGCAATGACTCTTCTTTTTGCTGTGGCAAGAAACGCCAAGTCCGCCATGAGAAATGTCAGCGAAGGCAAATGGCAAGGTTGGGAACCGATGGGATTTCATGGCGTGGAACTTAATGCTAAGACAATTGGAATTGTGGGCGCAGGAAGAATTGGACAGGCCATGGCCAAAATGTGCCATCACGGTCTCAATATGAACATCCTCTATACGGCAAGATCTAAAAAAACTGAATTTGAAAAACAAACAAAAGCACAGCACGTGGATTTCGAAAATCTTCTAAGTCAAAGTGACATCGTCTCCGTTCACTGTCCTCTTACAGAGCAGACGGAGCTTCTCTTTAATGATTGGGCCTTTAAGAAAATGAAAAAAGGTTCCATCTTTATTAACACTGCTCGCGGAGAAGTTCACGATGAAGGAGCGCTTTATGATGCACTAAAGAGCGCTCACCTCTTTGGAGCGGGCCTAGATGTGACGAACCCAGAACCAATGAGTCCTAATTCTAAGCTCTTAGAGCTAGATAGTGCCATTATTTTTCCTCATATTGGCTCGGCCACAGTGAAGGCACGAGAGGAAATGGCCCTCGTTTGTGCAAAGAATGTTGATTTAGGACTACAAAACAAGCCCCTTGTAGGTGATGTAAACAACATTTATTCGTAA
- a CDS encoding alpha/beta fold hydrolase, with amino-acid sequence MINGLFADLNSFQEMVPILSEKFNLLRYDCRGQGESPCPKLEIYTLEDHVSDLSLLLDFLKIKECCFFGLSNGARVAMEFACQSPSRARAVICADGFDVASPLLKLKLGSWLKAHEVGGDLLRFDIATPWVWGESLVAKKPELVDYYRKRAEKRESYVVSALIKGALEGDINTCLIGCRVLFLVGKEDLLTPPFLCEKMHLKRLEKGLESQFEIIDGGHAAPIEYPHRSARRILNFLNEQ; translated from the coding sequence TTGATAAATGGACTTTTTGCTGATTTAAATTCATTTCAGGAAATGGTCCCTATTCTTAGTGAGAAATTCAATCTTCTTCGCTATGACTGTCGCGGGCAGGGAGAGAGTCCTTGCCCAAAGCTTGAAATTTATACCCTTGAAGATCACGTCAGCGATCTTTCTCTTCTTCTTGATTTCCTCAAAATCAAGGAGTGTTGTTTTTTTGGTTTAAGTAATGGTGCGCGCGTGGCGATGGAATTTGCTTGTCAATCTCCCTCTCGCGCACGTGCTGTTATTTGTGCTGATGGTTTTGATGTGGCGAGCCCTCTTTTGAAATTGAAATTGGGTAGTTGGCTAAAGGCCCATGAAGTTGGTGGGGATCTTCTTCGCTTTGACATTGCGACTCCTTGGGTTTGGGGTGAGAGTCTCGTTGCCAAGAAGCCAGAGCTTGTCGATTATTATCGCAAGAGGGCCGAAAAGCGTGAGAGTTATGTTGTAAGTGCACTTATTAAAGGAGCACTAGAAGGGGATATCAATACTTGTCTCATTGGCTGCCGAGTTCTTTTTCTCGTAGGAAAAGAAGATCTTTTAACGCCTCCTTTTCTATGTGAAAAAATGCACTTAAAGCGCCTTGAAAAAGGTCTTGAAAGTCAATTTGAGATTATTGATGGTGGTCATGCGGCTCCAATTGAATATCCCCATCGCAGCGCTCGTCGCATTTTAAATTTTTTAAACGAACAATAA
- a CDS encoding TetR/AcrR family transcriptional regulator — protein MIEYLGNETIFGKEPSKGEKKKMEIIQAAIECFSSIGLENTTYQSIAEKIETRRAHVAYHFKEKELIFESSVRYILWTYQKISLGHVKKAKSGREMLHLYVEAVFEWAKRYPEQVSVMLLLYYQCTLNEKLLTLHDELRSLGEQRIYYILSEKVENFPKEKCSLFSKQIQNLTSAAILDSFTTKSKGLDQAKKETLEIIDLLLK, from the coding sequence GTGATTGAGTACTTAGGAAATGAAACGATCTTTGGAAAAGAGCCTAGTAAGGGTGAAAAGAAGAAGATGGAAATCATTCAAGCGGCCATTGAATGCTTTTCTAGCATTGGATTAGAAAATACCACTTATCAATCAATTGCCGAGAAAATAGAAACGAGAAGAGCTCATGTGGCCTACCACTTTAAAGAGAAAGAGCTCATTTTTGAAAGCTCCGTTCGCTATATCCTATGGACTTATCAAAAAATTTCACTAGGACATGTTAAGAAGGCAAAAAGTGGTAGAGAAATGCTTCACCTCTATGTTGAGGCCGTTTTCGAGTGGGCCAAGAGATACCCAGAACAAGTAAGCGTCATGCTTCTTCTTTATTACCAATGTACATTAAACGAGAAGCTTCTCACTCTTCACGATGAATTAAGATCTCTTGGCGAGCAGAGAATCTACTACATTCTTAGTGAAAAAGTAGAAAATTTTCCAAAAGAAAAGTGCTCTCTTTTTTCTAAACAAATTCAAAACCTAACATCAGCGGCCATTTTAGATAGCTTCACAACAAAGAGTAAGGGATTAGATCAGGCGAAAAAAGAAACATTGGAGATCATTGATCTCTTATTAAAATAA
- a CDS encoding sensor histidine kinase, producing MQHNVMIIDSRNDYLDDYLEKFKIINQDINTNGISFHESYMPYCVNSLENATDLLFELEREGIEIEILILNTQGLTKDDQDALKELKAMNTLLEIVLVTNERPEILEEFINALAIGGQMTYLPSPLDYLTLKQQLLNLGEKYNVEKLKTKILNRISNEFKTPLTAILGFAGLSKERGASSSEVIHNSDVIIKNARQVNELVDDLIKAIQLETGAINLKMREITVSDFIQNLKPDAYRLVATSNKHINLIFRENTLNHTINIDQDHFKMCFLQILGNTIGQTEEGTIYIGFQKNELFNKFIIEDYGINKFLNNDKNIQDKGTLLSGHMGIGETITNLHHGQIDIQTDEDKTTISINLPKLQAA from the coding sequence ATGCAACATAATGTAATGATCATTGATTCTAGAAATGACTACCTTGATGACTATCTTGAGAAGTTTAAAATTATCAATCAAGATATTAATACCAATGGTATTTCCTTTCATGAAAGTTATATGCCCTATTGCGTGAACTCTCTGGAAAATGCAACCGATCTTCTCTTCGAACTAGAAAGGGAAGGAATAGAAATCGAAATTTTAATTCTAAATACGCAAGGACTAACAAAAGATGATCAAGATGCCTTAAAAGAATTGAAGGCCATGAATACCTTGTTAGAAATCGTGCTCGTAACAAACGAGAGACCTGAAATTTTGGAGGAATTTATCAATGCTTTAGCAATTGGTGGTCAAATGACTTATCTTCCCTCACCTCTCGATTACCTAACACTCAAACAGCAGCTGTTAAATCTTGGAGAAAAATATAATGTCGAGAAGTTAAAAACAAAAATTTTAAACCGCATTTCAAATGAATTTAAAACTCCGCTCACGGCCATTTTAGGATTTGCAGGGCTCTCAAAAGAGCGAGGGGCCTCCTCAAGTGAGGTCATTCACAATAGTGATGTCATCATAAAGAATGCTAGACAAGTCAATGAGCTTGTTGACGATCTCATTAAGGCCATTCAGCTTGAAACGGGCGCCATCAATTTAAAAATGAGAGAGATTACGGTTTCAGATTTTATCCAAAACTTGAAGCCAGACGCTTATCGATTAGTGGCCACAAGTAACAAACATATTAATTTAATTTTTCGTGAAAATACACTAAACCACACAATCAATATTGACCAAGATCATTTTAAAATGTGCTTTCTTCAAATTCTAGGAAATACCATAGGTCAGACTGAGGAGGGAACAATTTATATAGGTTTTCAAAAGAATGAACTCTTTAATAAATTTATTATAGAAGATTATGGCATAAACAAATTTTTAAATAATGATAAAAATATTCAAGACAAGGGAACTCTTCTATCAGGCCACATGGGCATTGGAGAAACCATAACAAATCTGCATCATGGCCAAATTGATATCCAAACAGATGAAGATAAAACGACGATATCCATTAATCTTCCTAAGCTGCAAGCGGCCTAG
- a CDS encoding 3-oxoacyl-ACP synthase, producing MNDFSMSLKRAAVWLPEEFEDSHYISEQSGIPEFVVREKMGITRKCRAPREIDPSFMAIQAAKKVLRGIDPLSVDLVIWTGSEYKDYPVWSAGIFVQRELGLKNAWAFDCAARCSSNVLGLKLAKSLMQTDSKINRVLLCGGHKTGDLVNYKDETSRFLYNLSDGGSAVLLERGESNPVLETSMRTDGDFSLDVIIPAGGTKKPLREKPSADEFYLTCPDIVGMRERLADRSIENFLHVIKDAASSSMADRPIDYLALLHMKKSAHDAIVDALELKGPQSIYMDHYGHFGAPDQVLSIGLAEKNGLLKKGDHIVLASAGIGYTWSAVSLRYDEAIFQEEDLKDLKFN from the coding sequence ATGAATGACTTTTCTATGTCACTAAAAAGGGCCGCTGTATGGTTACCCGAAGAGTTTGAAGACTCTCACTATATTTCTGAACAATCGGGAATTCCTGAATTCGTTGTCCGTGAGAAAATGGGAATTACAAGAAAGTGTCGAGCTCCTCGTGAGATTGATCCATCATTCATGGCAATACAAGCAGCGAAAAAAGTTCTAAGAGGTATTGATCCGCTAAGCGTTGATTTGGTGATTTGGACTGGTTCAGAATATAAAGACTATCCTGTGTGGTCTGCTGGTATTTTTGTCCAACGTGAACTTGGACTTAAGAATGCGTGGGCCTTTGACTGTGCCGCACGTTGTTCTTCAAATGTTCTTGGATTGAAGCTTGCTAAATCCCTCATGCAAACGGATTCAAAAATTAATCGCGTTCTTCTTTGTGGAGGTCATAAAACGGGTGATCTTGTGAATTACAAAGATGAAACAAGTCGTTTTCTCTATAATCTCTCTGATGGTGGTTCAGCTGTTCTTTTAGAAAGAGGAGAGTCAAATCCTGTTTTAGAAACTTCGATGAGAACTGATGGTGACTTTAGTCTAGATGTGATCATCCCTGCGGGTGGAACAAAAAAACCTCTAAGAGAAAAACCATCGGCCGATGAATTCTATCTCACTTGTCCTGATATCGTTGGTATGAGAGAGCGACTTGCTGATCGTTCAATTGAAAACTTTCTTCATGTTATTAAAGATGCTGCGAGCTCTTCGATGGCCGATCGACCAATTGATTATCTCGCACTTTTACATATGAAAAAATCAGCACACGATGCCATTGTCGATGCTCTAGAGTTGAAAGGCCCACAAAGTATTTATATGGATCACTACGGTCACTTTGGAGCTCCAGATCAGGTCCTATCAATTGGACTTGCTGAGAAAAATGGACTCCTAAAAAAAGGTGATCACATTGTTTTAGCAAGTGCTGGTATTGGTTATACGTGGTCAGCTGTTTCTCTTCGATATGATGAAGCTATTTTTCAAGAAGAAGATTTAAAAGATTTAAAGTTTAATTAA